A window of the Salvelinus alpinus chromosome 25, SLU_Salpinus.1, whole genome shotgun sequence genome harbors these coding sequences:
- the LOC139553954 gene encoding delayed-rectifier potassium channel regulatory subunit KCNS3-like, translated as MQYGQILHRRGPDDSFLNLNVGGFKQRVERSILQRFPRTRLGRLLCCVSEEAILELCDDFSPTDREYYFDRNPCFFRNVLNFYHTGKIHLMEELCVFSFSQEIEYWGIKALHLDSCCSNKFQEQRQFAEDKDWDRRSGEQQQQQQFGSIDSSMEELSTMDKDLEKFEGTWCSEVRKNIWLHLENPGYSCLAKGIAVASLAVVLTSIVAMCVHSMPEFHQVDLNDKEIEDPVLAIFEAVCVICFSVEFLVRLAVAPCARKFMSDALNIIDFVSIVPFYATLAFETVDEENEELENVGKVVQILRLMRIFRILKLARHSVGLRSLGATLRHSYHEVGLLILFLSVGISIFSALIYFVEKESEESDITTIPVGWWWATISMTTVGYGDTCPVTVVGKLVATICIVCGILVVALPITIIFNKFSMYYQRQKAMDANQSNNETDQCNNNNDIKIPDPSLTYFNVGDQYTLKMNSFITNISVRSSVGSEEDTDASSIQGGETTCILRDT; from the coding sequence ATGCAGTACGGCCAGATCCTTCACAGGCGCGGCCCGGACGATAGCTTCCTCAACCTGAACGTGGGTGGCTTTAAGCAGCGCGTGGAGCGCAGCATCCTGCAGCGCTTCCCCAGGACCCGCCTGGGACGCCTGCTGTGCTGCGTCTCTGAGGAGGCCATCCTGGAGCTCTGCGACGACTTCAGCCCCACCGACAGGGAATACTACTTTGACCGCAACCCGTGCTTCTTCCGCAATGTCCTCAACTTCTACCACACGGGCAAGATCCACCTGATGGAGGAGCTGTGCGTCTTCTCCTTCAGCCAGGAGATTGAGTACTGGGGCATCAAGGCGCTCCACCTGGACTCCTGCTGCAGCAACAAGTTTCAGGAGCAGAGACAGTTTGCAGAGGACAAGGACTGGGACCGGAGGAGTggtgagcagcagcagcagcagcagtttgGGAGCATTGACTCGTCCATGGAGGAGCTCTCAACTATGGACAAGGACCTGGAGAAGTTCGAGGGTACCTGGTGCTCGGAGGTCCGCAAGAACATCTGGCTGCACCTGGAGAACCCGGGCTACTCGTGTTTGGCCAAGGGGATCGCCGTGGCCTCGCTGGCTGTGGTGCTGACCTCCATCGTGGCCATGTGCGTCCACAGCATGCCTGAGTTCCACCAGGTGGACCTCAACGACAAGGAGATTGAAGACCCGGTGCTGGCCATCTTCGAGGCTGTGTGCGTCATCTGCTTCTCTGTGGAGTTCCTGGTGCGGCTGGCAGTGGCGCCGTGCGCCCGTAAATTCATGAGCGACGCTCTCAACATCATCGACTTTGTTTCCATCGTTCCCTTCTATGCCACACTGGCCTTTGAGACAGtggacgaggagaacgaggaaCTGGAGAACGTGGGCAAGGTGGTTCAGATCCTGCGACTGATGCGAATCTTCCGCATCCTCAAGCTGGCGCGTCACTCGGTGGGGCTGCGCTCACTGGGTGCCACGCTAAGGCACAGCTACCACGAGGTGGGCCTCctgattctctttctctctgtgggtATATCCATTTTCTCTGCGCTTATCTACTTTGTGGAGAAGGAGTCAGAAGAGTCGGACATAACGACCATCCCCGTAGGCTGGTGGTGGGCCACTATTAGCATGACAACAGTGGGCTACGGCGACACCTGCCCGGTGACGGTTGTAGGGAAGCTGGTGGCTACCATATGCATCGTCTGTGGGATACTAGTGGTGGCCCTGCCCATCACCATTATCTTCAACAAGTTCTCCATGTACTACCAGAGGCAAAAGGCCATGGATGCCAATCAGAGCAATAATGAGACCGACCAATGCAATAATAATAACGACATTAAGATCCCCGACCCCAGTCTAACATACTTTAATGTCGGCGACCAGTACACCTTAAAGATGAACTCATTCATCACCAATATCTCTGTCAGAAGCAGCGTTGGCAGTGAGGAAGACACGGACGCGTCGAGCATCCAGGGTGGAGAGACGACTTGTATCCTGAGGGACACTTGA